A single region of the Xenopus laevis strain J_2021 chromosome 4L, Xenopus_laevis_v10.1, whole genome shotgun sequence genome encodes:
- the sntb2.L gene encoding beta-2-syntrophin, with protein MAVWTRASKSGLLDLLLQDHWVSVQAQLTGDSLTLTSDSEPCGALNGLSNGTDLAPASPRRGPSSHNSPRADSESAQSSPQTRFHLDVPGIDNMGCEPVRKVRVVKQESGGLGISIKGGQENRMPILISKIFPGLAADQSRALRVGDAIQSVNGADLRGATHDQAVQVLKKAGKEVTLEVRFLQDVSPYIRKASLVGDLQWDSHDLCSPVHSDNSGSPNHHSKDCKVIPLKMCYSARNLSVSDPEGRLVELRSPDGCHSIVLRSRDSASALSWSLALHNNITALLPQVLAEIQSMLGPTGEDIRHLGWVAEQVSQDDGRPLWQPVLAAVSQKDFLLFDAMPRTQEEWAKPKHRLPLISTRLVHSGPGHSSPSLGSHLTFGSRTGCPQGIDRRVFRVESQRELSTWTRALVQGCHGSAELTREVTVSCALREQEVSLIIHYDTGFTVCRGGPSGPVLHRYPYEKLRMSGDDGIRHLYLDFGGPEGELALDLHTCPKPVVFLLHTFLSAKVSRMGLLA; from the exons ATGGCTGTCTGGACTCGAGCCTCAAAGTCTGGGCTCCTGGACCTCCTCTTACAGGATCACTGGGTTAGTGTCCAGGCTCAACTCACCGGCGACAGTCTTACTTTGACTTCGGACTCCGAGCCCTGCGGAGCTCTCAATGGTCTCAGCAATGGCACTGACCTGGCCCCAGCCAGTCCCCGGAGGGGCCCCTCCAGTCACAACTCTCCCCGGGCAGACTCTGAATCCGCCCAAAGCAGCCCTCAGACTCGCTTCCACCTGGACGTCCCCGGCATTGATAATATGGGCTGCGAACCTGTACGGAAGGTGCGAGTGGTAAAGCAGGAATCGGGCGGGCTGGGCATCAGCATCAAGGGCGGCCAGGAGAACCGCATGCCCATCCTCATCTCCAAGATCTTCCCCGGCCTGGCAGCGGATCAGAGCCGGGCACTGAGGGTCGGAGATGCCATCCAGTCGGTGAATGGCGCTGACCTACGCGGTGCGACTCATGATCAGGCTGTGCAAGTGCTCAAAAAGGCTGGCAAGGAGGTGACCCTGGAGG TGCGCTTCCTGCAAGATGTGTCTCCCTACATTCGGAAGGCTTCCCTTGTAGGGGATCTGCAATGGGACAGCCATGACCTTTGCTCTCCTGTGCACAGTGATAACTCTGGGTCGCCCAACCACCATTCCAAGGATTGCAAGGTCATCCCTCTTAAAATGTGTTACTCAGCAAGGAACCTAAGCGTGTCAGATCCTGAAGGAAG GCTGGTGGAGCTGCGATCTCCTGATGGTTGTCACTCCATTGTGCTCCGAAGCAGAGATTCGGCATCTGCACTTTCTTGGTCACTAGCTTTACACAACAACATCACGGCTCTCCTGCCACAGGTTCTAGCTGAGATACAAAGCATGTTGGGTCCCACAGGTGAAGACATTAGACATTTGGGATGGGTGGCAGAACAG GTGTCTCAGGATGATGGGCGCCCACTCTGGCAGCCAGTACTTGCTGCTGTTTCACAGAAGGATTTTCTTCTCTTTGATGCAATGCCGAGAACACAAGAGGAGTGGGCAAAACCAAAACACAGACTGCCGCTGATATCTACCAG GTTGGTTCACTCCGGTCCTGGACACAGCTCACCCTCCCTGGGGTCACATCTCACCTTTGGCAGTCGCACAGGTTGCCCCCAAGGCATTGATAGGAGAGTCTTTCGTGTGGAGTCTCAGCGAGAGCTTTCTACATGGACACGAGCACTTGTGCAAGGATGTCATGGTTCTGCAGAGCTCACGCGTGAAGTCACAGTCA GCTGCGCCCTGCGTGAGCAAGAGGTCTCTCTCATTATACACTACGATACTGGCTTCACGGTTTGCCGAGGTGGACCTTCAGGCCCAGTGTTGCACAGATATCCTTATGAAAAACTCCGAATGTCTGGGGATGATGGAATCAGACACCTATATCTGGACTTTGGGGGACCAGAGGGAGAATTG GCTCTGGATTTGCACACTTGCCCAAAGCCCGTGGTATTCCTGTTACACACATTCCTTTCTGCTAAAGTCTCGcgcatgggtctgctggcctga